A part of Vespertiliibacter pulmonis genomic DNA contains:
- a CDS encoding ABC transporter ATP-binding protein, protein MKLLDVNNLNVYLKTDEQIVHAVQNISFNIEKGQTLAIVGESGSGKSVTSMAIMQLLPSNITTYGENSSILFENKEILSLNETQLRALRGDRIAMIFQEPMTSLNPFMSIGEQVAEAVSTHNPQIGQNEIEKLTLEMLKKVKVPDAEKKMKCYPHEFSGGQLQRIMIAMAIINKPDLLIADEPTTALDVTTQAEILDLMLELQKEMGMAIILISHDLRLVHKYSDYVCVMQYGKIIERGNTDIVFNNPQHPYTIELLTPIPTNNKTAPTDEISNIIEADNICVDYILKRNLFGKPKKIFNAVKEISLHLKVGETLGIVGESGSGKSTLGRAIMQILSYQGSLKFHQKELNRLSKNEQKALKKDMQMVFQDPFNSLSPRLTVGEIIGEGLAVHYPQMSKQERRQKVMKMLEEVNLSPAMINRYPHEFSGGQRQRIAIARAIILEPKFVLLDEPTSALDRSTQITVVELLNNLQKKYGLSYIFISHDLSVVRALSDRVMVMNKGRVVESGSVKQIFDNPQDTYTKRLIQASNV, encoded by the coding sequence ATGAAATTATTAGATGTCAATAATTTAAATGTTTACCTAAAAACTGATGAGCAAATCGTTCACGCTGTTCAAAATATCTCTTTTAATATTGAGAAAGGGCAAACCCTTGCGATTGTAGGTGAATCAGGATCAGGTAAATCTGTTACTTCAATGGCAATTATGCAATTACTGCCAAGTAACATCACAACTTACGGTGAAAATTCATCTATTTTATTCGAAAATAAAGAAATTCTATCCCTGAATGAAACACAATTAAGAGCATTACGGGGCGATCGCATTGCAATGATCTTCCAAGAGCCAATGACCTCTCTTAACCCATTTATGTCTATTGGAGAACAAGTTGCAGAAGCTGTCAGTACTCATAATCCGCAAATAGGCCAAAATGAAATTGAAAAATTAACATTAGAAATGTTAAAAAAGGTAAAAGTCCCTGATGCAGAAAAGAAAATGAAATGTTACCCACACGAATTTTCTGGCGGGCAATTACAACGAATTATGATTGCAATGGCAATTATCAACAAACCCGATCTTCTGATTGCCGATGAACCAACGACGGCTCTTGATGTTACTACCCAAGCAGAAATCTTAGATTTAATGCTTGAATTACAAAAAGAGATGGGAATGGCGATTATTTTAATTTCGCACGATTTACGCTTAGTTCATAAATACAGCGATTATGTCTGCGTAATGCAATATGGAAAAATTATTGAACGTGGTAACACCGATATTGTATTCAATAATCCGCAGCACCCTTACACTATTGAGCTATTAACGCCAATTCCAACCAATAACAAAACAGCCCCTACAGATGAAATCAGTAATATCATTGAAGCAGACAATATTTGTGTTGATTATATTTTAAAGCGTAATCTATTTGGCAAACCGAAAAAAATATTTAATGCCGTAAAAGAAATTTCATTACATCTGAAAGTAGGTGAAACATTAGGTATTGTGGGAGAATCAGGCTCTGGTAAATCGACTTTAGGTCGAGCCATTATGCAAATTTTATCCTATCAAGGAAGTTTAAAATTTCACCAAAAAGAGCTCAATAGACTCAGTAAAAATGAGCAAAAAGCACTTAAAAAAGATATGCAAATGGTTTTTCAAGATCCTTTTAATTCCCTTTCACCACGTTTAACCGTAGGAGAAATTATTGGTGAAGGACTTGCCGTGCATTATCCACAAATGAGTAAACAAGAGCGCCGCCAAAAAGTAATGAAAATGTTGGAGGAAGTAAATTTATCACCTGCAATGATCAACCGTTATCCTCACGAATTTTCTGGCGGGCAACGTCAGCGAATTGCAATTGCACGAGCAATCATTCTCGAGCCCAAATTTGTTTTGCTTGATGAACCAACTTCAGCTTTAGACCGATCAACCCAAATTACCGTTGTTGAGTTGCTGAATAATCTTCAAAAGAAATATGGACTAAGCTATATTTTTATCAGCCATGATCTTTCAGTAGTCAGAGCATTAAGTGATCGAGTAATGGTGATGAATAAAGGGCGTGTCGTAGAAAGCGGTAGTGTAAAACAGATTTTTGATAATCCACAAGATACTTATACAAAAAGGCTTATTCAAGCATCAAACGTCTAA
- the dxs gene encoding 1-deoxy-D-xylulose-5-phosphate synthase: protein MQNTYPLLTQINSPEDLRLLPKEKLQPLCEELRAYLLESVSQTSGHLASGLGVVELTIALHYVYHTPFDQLIWDVGHQAYPHKILTGRRDQMHTIRQKDGLHPFPWREESIYDVLSVGHSSTSISAALGIAIAAEKENAGRKTVCVIGDGAITAGMAFEALNHAGSLHSDMLVILNDNEMSISENVGALNNHLARVLSGSLYSSLREGGKKLLSGLPPIKEFVRKTEEHVKGFVSPMGTMFETLGFNYIGPIDGHDIEELVATLKNMRQLSGPQFLHIKTTKGKGYSPAEKDPIGFHGVPKFDYTSGKLPKVKSPPTYSNIFGDWLCEIAEQDPKIIGITPAMREGSGMVEFSKRFPNQYFDVAIAEQHAVTFAAGLAISGYKPVVAIYSSFLQRAYDQLIHDVAIQNLPVIFAIDRAGIVGADGQTHQGAFDLSFMRCIPNITIMTPSNENEMRQMLYTAYTMNSPVAVRYPRGNAQGVELEPMRPLEIGKGKIIQQGEKVAILNFGALFNEAKQVADKHGYTLVDMRFVKPIDKNLIKQLANNHDLLVTLEENALQGGAGSAVNEYLQKIGLNQPLVMLGIPDLFVPQSTQSEAYSDLGLDARGIEQRIQQFLSQ, encoded by the coding sequence ATGCAAAATACCTACCCTTTACTCACACAAATTAATTCACCCGAAGATTTACGTCTTTTACCCAAAGAGAAATTACAACCTTTGTGCGAGGAACTTCGTGCTTATTTATTAGAATCCGTGAGCCAAACAAGCGGTCATTTAGCATCAGGTCTTGGCGTAGTAGAGCTTACGATCGCCTTGCATTATGTTTATCATACCCCTTTTGACCAACTCATTTGGGACGTTGGTCATCAAGCTTACCCCCATAAAATTCTTACTGGTCGGCGTGATCAAATGCACACGATCCGCCAAAAAGATGGATTACACCCTTTTCCTTGGCGTGAAGAAAGTATTTACGATGTATTGAGCGTTGGACATTCCTCAACATCAATTAGTGCTGCACTGGGCATAGCTATTGCCGCAGAAAAAGAAAATGCGGGGCGAAAAACAGTCTGCGTTATCGGCGATGGTGCAATTACAGCAGGAATGGCATTTGAGGCCTTAAATCACGCAGGTTCACTACATAGTGATATGTTAGTTATATTAAATGATAACGAAATGTCTATTTCTGAAAATGTTGGAGCATTAAATAACCATCTAGCACGTGTACTCTCTGGCTCTTTATATAGTAGCTTACGGGAAGGTGGTAAGAAGTTACTCTCTGGGCTACCACCAATTAAAGAATTTGTACGTAAAACGGAAGAACACGTTAAAGGTTTCGTTTCACCAATGGGAACAATGTTTGAAACCCTTGGTTTTAACTATATTGGCCCTATTGATGGACACGATATTGAAGAACTTGTCGCCACCCTAAAAAATATGCGTCAATTATCAGGCCCACAATTTCTTCATATCAAAACTACAAAAGGTAAAGGATATTCCCCAGCAGAAAAAGATCCTATTGGTTTTCACGGTGTGCCGAAATTCGATTACACAAGCGGTAAGTTGCCAAAAGTAAAATCCCCACCAACCTATTCCAATATTTTTGGTGATTGGCTATGTGAAATCGCAGAACAAGACCCTAAAATTATCGGTATTACACCAGCAATGCGAGAAGGCTCTGGAATGGTGGAGTTTTCTAAACGTTTCCCAAACCAATATTTTGATGTTGCCATTGCAGAACAACACGCAGTAACCTTTGCTGCAGGACTTGCTATTAGTGGATATAAACCTGTTGTCGCAATTTACTCGAGTTTCCTACAACGTGCTTATGATCAACTTATTCACGATGTAGCAATTCAAAATCTCCCTGTTATTTTTGCGATTGATCGTGCTGGCATTGTTGGTGCAGACGGGCAAACACACCAAGGCGCATTTGATCTGAGTTTTATGCGTTGTATTCCAAATATAACAATTATGACGCCAAGTAATGAGAATGAAATGCGTCAAATGCTTTATACTGCCTATACAATGAATTCTCCTGTTGCCGTACGTTATCCTCGAGGTAATGCACAAGGTGTTGAATTAGAGCCTATGCGCCCACTGGAAATTGGTAAAGGCAAAATCATTCAACAAGGAGAAAAAGTTGCTATTCTCAATTTTGGAGCATTATTTAATGAAGCTAAACAGGTCGCCGATAAACACGGCTATACCCTTGTCGATATGCGTTTTGTTAAACCGATTGATAAAAACCTAATCAAACAGCTTGCTAATAATCACGATCTACTTGTTACACTAGAAGAAAATGCACTCCAAGGCGGAGCGGGCAGTGCGGTAAATGAATACCTACAAAAAATAGGACTCAACCAACCGCTTGTTATGTTAGGCATTCCTGATCTATTTGTTCCTCAATCAACCCAATCAGAGGCCTATTCTGATCTTGGACTAGATGCAAGAGGGATCGAACAAAGAATTCAGCAGTTTCTCTCTCAATAA
- the ispC gene encoding 1-deoxy-D-xylulose-5-phosphate reductoisomerase: MKKIVILGSTGSIGTSTLSVIEQNPEKYQVFALVGNKNIALITEQCQRFHPQFVALADQKSADILKQNLTALHLKTEVLSGQQAICELSAHSDVDIVMAAIVGAAGLLPTLSAIKAGKKVLLANKESLVTCGQLFIDEARKSGAKLLPVDSEHNAIFQSLPLEAQEKIGSCPLSRLGVNKIILTGSGGPFREKPLSEFSTITPSQAISHPNWSMGRKISVDSATMMNKGLEYIEARWLFNATADEMEIIIHPQSIIHSMVRYIDGSVIAQMGNPDMRTPIAHTMAYPERITSGVAPLDFFQLKELTFIEPDFKRYPNLKLAIDAFAEGQYATTAMNAANEISVEAFLNNHITFTDIIEVNRSVIENIAPIQITEIQDVIHIDKLARTLAEQVILQK, from the coding sequence ATGAAAAAAATTGTAATTTTAGGCTCAACAGGCTCTATTGGAACTAGCACGCTTTCAGTGATTGAACAAAATCCTGAAAAATATCAAGTTTTTGCATTAGTTGGTAACAAAAACATTGCCCTGATAACCGAACAATGCCAACGCTTTCATCCCCAATTTGTTGCCCTTGCCGATCAAAAATCAGCTGATATATTAAAACAAAATTTAACCGCATTACATTTAAAAACAGAAGTATTAAGTGGGCAACAAGCTATTTGTGAGCTTTCTGCACACTCTGATGTTGATATAGTAATGGCAGCCATTGTTGGAGCGGCTGGCTTATTACCAACGCTTTCAGCCATTAAAGCAGGAAAAAAAGTTCTGCTTGCTAATAAAGAATCACTTGTAACTTGTGGGCAGCTATTTATTGATGAAGCACGAAAATCTGGTGCAAAATTACTTCCAGTTGATAGCGAACATAATGCTATTTTTCAATCACTTCCCCTTGAAGCACAAGAAAAAATAGGATCCTGCCCACTTTCTAGATTAGGTGTAAATAAAATTATTTTAACAGGTTCAGGAGGACCATTTAGAGAGAAACCATTATCTGAATTTTCAACTATTACGCCTTCGCAAGCCATTTCTCATCCAAACTGGTCAATGGGAAGAAAAATTTCTGTTGATTCTGCAACTATGATGAATAAAGGCTTAGAGTATATTGAAGCTCGCTGGCTTTTTAATGCCACTGCCGATGAAATGGAAATTATTATTCACCCTCAATCTATTATACACTCAATGGTACGCTACATAGATGGCAGTGTTATTGCTCAAATGGGAAATCCAGATATGCGAACACCTATTGCACACACAATGGCATACCCAGAACGAATAACTTCAGGCGTTGCCCCCCTTGATTTCTTTCAACTAAAAGAACTAACCTTTATTGAACCTGATTTTAAACGCTACCCTAATCTTAAGCTTGCTATTGATGCTTTTGCTGAAGGACAATATGCAACAACAGCGATGAATGCAGCAAATGAAATTTCAGTAGAAGCCTTCCTAAATAATCATATTACGTTTACCGATATTATTGAAGTAAATCGCAGTGTAATTGAAAATATTGCCCCCATTCAAATTACCGAAATACAAGATGTAATTCATATTGATAAACTTGCTCGAACTCTTGCAGAACAAGTAATATTACAAAAATAA
- a CDS encoding DsrH/TusB family sulfur relay protein, producing the protein MYLSQANYTPNELTQLLHQITDNDALVLWQNGVLQAVKFPNLFANISNVFVLENDIKARGLNVPFKTITLSEFISISEKFFPQVAL; encoded by the coding sequence ATATACCTTTCACAAGCCAATTATACCCCTAATGAGCTCACTCAATTACTTCATCAAATTACCGATAATGATGCGTTAGTCCTATGGCAAAACGGTGTGCTACAAGCGGTTAAATTCCCCAATCTTTTTGCCAATATTTCTAATGTTTTTGTACTTGAAAACGATATAAAAGCAAGAGGATTAAATGTTCCGTTTAAAACAATCACGTTATCTGAGTTTATCTCAATCAGTGAAAAATTCTTTCCCCAAGTTGCCCTATAA
- the relA gene encoding GTP diphosphokinase → MVAIRHSHLLDPNNFELASWSAGLQLPQMTFEELLIAWRYAQEKLDTDQFHLIWSGIELVEILYNLNMDDESLVAALLFPLVKHHVLDLVEIKEKFGNAVKNLVKGVLEMDNVRQLNAHKASDLQIDNVRRMLLAMVDDFRCVVIKLAERIIYLRDNEHYSEEDLVLAAKECSQIYAPLANRLGIGQLKWELEDYCFRALHPQEYRQIAKYSLNERRLDRERYIANFVFELTAYLKDELNEVQVYGRPKHIYSIWKKMQKKHLTFEQLFDVRAVRVIVPTLEDCYTALGIIHTQYQHLSEHFDDYISNPKPNGYQSIHTVVLGKANKTIEIQIRTQQMHNDAELGVAAHWKYKEGAGSVRSGYEEKIVWLRKLLDWQKDIADSSDMMEEMRSQIFDDRVYVFTPKGEVIDLAKGATPLDFAYAIHSEIGHRCIGAKVAGRIVPFNYQLQMGDQVDIITQKNPNPSRDWLNPNQGFIQTAKARSKIIAWFKKLDREKNIPIGKEALEAEMIKFNFSQKQIEEYALPRYNLKQIDDLYAGIGSGDIRLNALMHYLQNKLVKPSAEQVDQAILKFVANKAQNTPKQKNSIVVVEGVGNLMHHIARCCQPIPGDEILGYITQGRGISIHQADCDQLYELSSHSPERVVEAEWGENYAAGFSLVIRIIANDRNGLLRDISSIMANEKINVLSIASRTDTKRSIATMDIEIELSNIELLQKLLSRIMQLDAVIEAKRLSH, encoded by the coding sequence ATGGTTGCTATTCGTCATTCACATTTACTTGATCCTAACAATTTTGAGTTAGCAAGTTGGAGTGCAGGTTTACAGCTTCCCCAGATGACTTTTGAAGAATTATTAATCGCTTGGCGGTATGCTCAAGAAAAACTAGATACTGATCAATTTCACTTGATTTGGTCAGGTATTGAGCTTGTCGAAATCCTATATAATTTAAATATGGATGATGAAAGCCTAGTTGCTGCCCTACTTTTTCCACTTGTTAAGCATCACGTTCTTGACCTTGTCGAAATCAAAGAAAAATTTGGAAATGCCGTCAAAAATTTAGTCAAAGGCGTATTAGAAATGGATAATGTTCGCCAGCTCAATGCACATAAAGCCTCTGATTTACAAATTGATAACGTCCGCCGAATGCTACTAGCAATGGTTGATGATTTCCGTTGCGTTGTTATTAAACTAGCTGAACGGATTATTTATTTACGTGATAATGAACACTATAGTGAAGAAGACCTTGTACTTGCTGCAAAAGAATGTTCTCAAATTTATGCCCCCCTTGCTAATCGACTTGGAATTGGACAATTAAAATGGGAATTAGAAGATTATTGTTTTCGAGCATTGCACCCGCAGGAATATCGTCAAATTGCAAAATATTCTCTCAATGAACGGCGATTAGATCGTGAACGCTATATTGCAAACTTTGTGTTTGAACTCACCGCTTACCTCAAAGATGAACTCAATGAAGTACAAGTATATGGCCGCCCCAAACATATTTATAGTATATGGAAAAAAATGCAGAAAAAGCATTTGACCTTTGAACAACTTTTTGACGTAAGGGCTGTACGAGTTATTGTACCAACGCTAGAAGATTGTTATACCGCTTTAGGAATTATTCATACTCAATATCAACATTTGTCTGAACATTTTGATGATTATATTTCTAATCCAAAGCCCAATGGCTATCAATCTATTCATACGGTAGTGCTAGGTAAAGCAAATAAAACTATCGAAATCCAAATTCGGACACAACAAATGCATAATGATGCTGAACTTGGCGTTGCCGCACACTGGAAATACAAAGAAGGAGCGGGGTCCGTTCGTTCAGGCTATGAAGAAAAAATTGTTTGGCTACGCAAACTACTTGATTGGCAAAAAGATATTGCTGACTCTAGTGATATGATGGAAGAAATGCGTTCTCAAATATTTGATGATCGTGTTTATGTTTTTACCCCTAAAGGAGAAGTTATTGATCTTGCCAAAGGTGCTACGCCGCTCGATTTCGCCTATGCTATTCATAGTGAAATAGGACATCGCTGCATTGGAGCAAAAGTTGCTGGCCGTATTGTACCATTTAATTACCAGCTACAAATGGGCGATCAAGTTGATATTATTACCCAGAAAAATCCAAACCCTAGCCGTGATTGGCTCAATCCAAATCAGGGCTTTATTCAAACAGCAAAAGCTCGTTCAAAAATTATCGCTTGGTTTAAAAAACTTGATCGAGAAAAGAATATTCCAATTGGTAAAGAAGCCCTTGAAGCAGAAATGATAAAATTCAATTTTTCACAAAAGCAGATTGAAGAATATGCCTTACCTCGCTATAACTTAAAGCAAATCGATGATCTCTATGCTGGGATTGGAAGTGGCGATATCCGTCTTAACGCCTTAATGCACTATTTACAAAATAAATTAGTTAAACCTTCCGCAGAGCAGGTAGATCAAGCTATTCTAAAATTTGTAGCGAATAAAGCACAAAATACGCCAAAACAGAAAAATAGCATTGTAGTTGTTGAAGGTGTAGGAAATTTAATGCACCATATTGCTCGTTGTTGCCAGCCAATTCCTGGTGATGAAATCCTTGGCTATATCACTCAAGGGCGGGGGATTTCAATTCATCAAGCTGATTGTGATCAGCTTTATGAACTCTCAAGCCATAGCCCTGAACGTGTTGTTGAAGCAGAATGGGGAGAAAATTACGCAGCAGGCTTTAGCCTTGTTATCCGTATCATTGCAAACGATCGTAATGGTTTATTAAGAGATATCAGTAGCATTATGGCAAATGAAAAAATCAATGTATTAAGTATTGCAAGCCGTACCGATACTAAACGTAGTATTGCAACAATGGATATTGAAATTGAATTAAGCAATATTGAACTACTTCAAAAACTCTTAAGTCGTATTATGCAGTTAGATGCGGTTATTGAAGCAAAACGTCTATCACATTAA
- the suhB gene encoding inositol-1-monophosphatase, whose amino-acid sequence MNPMLNIAIRAARKAGSIIAKGYEQASKDTEITQKGINDYVTSVDKAAEAAIIDVIRKSYPEHAIIGEESGLLEGENNDVQWVIDPLDGTANFINRFPHFAVSIGIRVNGRTEVGVVYDPIRNELFTAVRGEGTKLNEFRLRIDNERRDLNGAILATGFPFKMPKHRNAHLNMIESLMNNGVADFRRTGSAALDLCYVASNRVNGFFEIGLKPWDCIAGDLIVREAGGLVTNFMGGTDYLRSGNIVVGNGRLVKEILTCIQPTLTEDLKI is encoded by the coding sequence ATGAATCCAATGTTAAACATCGCTATTCGTGCAGCACGGAAAGCAGGCAGTATTATTGCAAAAGGCTACGAGCAAGCCTCTAAAGATACAGAAATCACTCAAAAAGGTATAAATGATTATGTTACCTCTGTTGATAAAGCCGCAGAGGCTGCGATTATTGACGTTATTCGCAAATCATACCCAGAACACGCTATTATTGGCGAAGAATCAGGCTTACTTGAAGGCGAAAATAACGATGTACAGTGGGTCATTGATCCACTTGATGGCACAGCTAATTTTATCAACCGTTTTCCACATTTTGCTGTTTCTATCGGTATTCGTGTAAATGGGCGTACTGAAGTTGGTGTCGTTTACGATCCAATTCGTAATGAACTATTCACCGCTGTTAGAGGTGAAGGTACAAAATTAAACGAGTTTCGCTTACGCATTGATAACGAACGCCGTGATTTAAATGGTGCAATTTTAGCTACTGGTTTCCCATTTAAAATGCCAAAACATCGCAACGCTCACTTAAATATGATTGAATCACTAATGAATAATGGGGTTGCAGATTTTCGTCGTACAGGTTCAGCAGCATTAGATTTATGCTATGTTGCTTCTAATCGTGTTAATGGCTTTTTTGAAATAGGCTTAAAACCTTGGGACTGTATTGCAGGCGATTTAATCGTGCGTGAAGCGGGTGGTTTAGTTACCAATTTTATGGGCGGAACAGATTATCTCCGTTCAGGTAATATCGTAGTGGGAAATGGACGATTAGTAAAAGAAATTTTAACTTGCATTCAACCTACATTAACGGAAGATTTAAAAATCTAA
- a CDS encoding TrmH family RNA methyltransferase, whose product MNKKFTMNSPRFKTVEEKNQKSQREVERKNYPKSDRLSARSYDEKGGHTRDRNERNSRVTKPSNEVYPTEARKVNREGTVKISIKNGRSLDKKTGPLSPRAPEKIRHNRATEMKIYGENACYTLFEKRPEGIVRLWATVEGAKKVGTLLSYLAEQKKAYHVVDSEEMERVTGTEHHGGICLLVKKLPPFSLEGYLQIERQRDCLVLLDGVNNAQNIGGIMRTCAFYGVNGIIVENSDLLNSSSAARVAEGGLEFIHPLETKHKQIALTQLRQAGYQIVHLTRQKQAKALAKTTLTAKIVFVLSDVIANEVEYPNDTTVQLSFVNPLNSGLNVAVNAGILLAQWYQAHLV is encoded by the coding sequence ATGAACAAAAAATTTACTATGAACTCTCCTCGTTTTAAGACGGTAGAAGAAAAAAATCAGAAATCTCAACGAGAAGTTGAACGCAAAAATTATCCGAAATCAGACCGCTTGTCAGCCCGTTCTTATGATGAAAAAGGTGGGCATACTAGGGATAGAAATGAACGTAATAGCCGTGTTACTAAGCCAAGCAACGAGGTTTATCCAACGGAAGCTAGAAAAGTAAATAGAGAAGGTACAGTAAAAATCAGCATAAAAAACGGACGTTCTTTGGATAAAAAAACTGGCCCACTTTCACCACGAGCGCCTGAAAAAATTCGCCATAATCGAGCAACAGAAATGAAAATCTATGGTGAAAATGCCTGTTATACTTTATTCGAAAAACGCCCTGAGGGGATTGTTCGTTTATGGGCAACTGTTGAAGGAGCAAAGAAAGTAGGAACGTTGCTAAGTTATTTGGCAGAGCAGAAAAAGGCGTATCACGTTGTAGATAGTGAAGAGATGGAACGGGTTACAGGCACGGAACATCACGGTGGTATTTGTTTGTTAGTAAAAAAATTACCGCCATTCTCATTAGAGGGGTATTTGCAAATTGAACGTCAGCGAGATTGTCTGGTATTGCTTGATGGTGTCAATAATGCTCAAAATATTGGTGGAATTATGCGTACTTGTGCATTTTATGGTGTGAACGGTATTATTGTTGAAAATAGTGATCTGCTTAATTCCAGCAGTGCAGCACGAGTTGCTGAAGGCGGGTTAGAATTTATTCACCCACTTGAAACAAAACATAAACAAATTGCATTGACTCAATTACGCCAAGCAGGGTATCAAATTGTACATTTAACCCGTCAAAAGCAAGCAAAAGCATTGGCTAAAACAACATTAACTGCGAAAATTGTATTTGTGCTAAGTGATGTGATTGCAAATGAAGTAGAATATCCGAACGACACAACAGTTCAACTCTCTTTTGTGAACCCATTAAATAGTGGATTAAACGTTGCGGTAAATGCAGGGATTTTATTAGCGCAGTGGTATCAGGCTCATCTTGTTTAA
- the hemA gene encoding glutamyl-tRNA reductase has translation MTILALGINHKTASVSLREKVAFVENKRQLALTQIQQREIAESVVILSTCNRTELYFHNAQVPPQEDHPDNIQWRERCIAWLAEIHQLDLNELRQSLYFKQNFEAAQHLMSVACGLDSLILGEPQILGQVKQAYQDSQTFYLSQGSQISTNLSRLFQKTFSTAKRVRSETEIGSSAVSVAYAACGLARQIFDNFSKLRFLLVGAGETIELVARYLVQHGAKNIMIANRTHVRAEMLADRLGQPMQILSLSALQLGLNQADVVISSTGSPDILISKEMVEFAQKERRYSPMLLIDIAVPRDIDEQAGNLDSVYAYSVDDLQHIIEQNLVQRQQAAEQAKEIIHQETKDFFLWLKQQQSSNLIRHYRSNAETIRLDLLEKALLALQNGQASEKVLNELSYKLTNQLLHAPTQAIQSMAKNGNVKGLQSFSQALKFDEML, from the coding sequence ATGACAATTTTAGCTTTAGGCATTAATCATAAAACAGCATCTGTAAGTTTGCGAGAAAAAGTCGCTTTCGTTGAAAACAAACGCCAACTTGCCTTAACGCAAATTCAACAGCGTGAGATTGCCGAAAGTGTTGTTATTCTTTCCACCTGTAACCGAACTGAGCTTTATTTTCACAATGCTCAAGTCCCCCCTCAAGAAGATCATCCTGACAATATTCAATGGCGTGAACGCTGTATTGCGTGGTTAGCCGAAATTCACCAATTAGATCTCAATGAGTTACGTCAAAGCCTTTATTTTAAACAGAATTTTGAGGCCGCTCAGCATTTAATGTCAGTTGCTTGTGGCTTAGATTCTTTGATTTTAGGTGAGCCGCAAATTCTTGGACAAGTAAAACAAGCCTATCAGGATAGTCAGACTTTTTATCTATCCCAAGGTTCACAAATTTCAACAAATCTTTCTCGCCTTTTCCAAAAAACCTTTTCAACGGCAAAACGAGTAAGATCTGAAACAGAAATTGGTAGCTCTGCGGTATCTGTTGCTTATGCTGCTTGTGGGCTGGCTCGCCAAATCTTTGATAATTTTAGCAAGCTACGTTTTTTATTAGTGGGTGCTGGAGAAACCATTGAATTAGTTGCTCGTTATTTGGTACAGCATGGCGCTAAAAATATTATGATTGCAAACCGCACTCATGTTCGAGCTGAAATGCTAGCAGATCGTTTAGGTCAGCCAATGCAAATTCTTTCTTTAAGTGCGTTACAACTGGGATTAAATCAGGCTGATGTTGTGATTAGTTCAACAGGCAGCCCCGATATACTGATTAGTAAAGAAATGGTAGAGTTTGCACAGAAAGAGCGGCGCTATTCTCCGATGTTATTGATCGATATTGCAGTTCCTCGTGATATTGATGAGCAAGCGGGTAACTTAGACAGTGTTTACGCTTATAGTGTCGATGATCTACAACATATTATTGAACAGAATTTAGTCCAACGCCAACAAGCCGCAGAACAAGCTAAAGAAATTATTCACCAAGAAACTAAAGATTTCTTTTTATGGCTGAAACAGCAACAATCTAGTAATTTAATTCGCCATTATCGGAGTAATGCCGAAACAATTCGATTAGATCTACTGGAAAAAGCATTGCTCGCATTGCAAAATGGGCAAGCAAGCGAAAAAGTATTGAATGAATTGAGCTATAAATTAACCAATCAGCTACTTCACGCCCCCACTCAAGCTATACAATCCATGGCAAAAAATGGAAATGTAAAAGGATTACAAAGTTTTTCACAGGCGTTAAAATTTGATGAGATGCTGTAA